DNA from Candidatus Methylacidiphilales bacterium:
TTCACCAATTGGGTCATAAGCTGGCGGGTGCGCTGGCTGAGAATCGTCGCCAGATGCAGCATTAATATATTTCCAGACACCGGATTATCCCTCAGGAAGGAGGAAAACGATTCCGAGTCGATGCGCCAGATTTGCGAGAATTCAAGGGCGCGCACATGGGCGCTTGCGGGGCCGGGGTCGAAGATGGCAATTTCCCCAAAAGCTTCGCCTGCTTGAATGATGCCGACGACGATGTCGTCTTCGAGGCCGCTACGGCGGACTTCCAGTTTCCCGCTGATGACGAAGTAGAGGTGGCGTTGTTCGTCGCCCTGCCGGATCATGTCGTGGTCGGGTTGGAGGCCGAGAAACTCGCCATAGCTGGCCAGTAAATCGCGGTCTTCTTCCTTCAAATCAGCAACCCAGCCGACTGCGGGCAACATGGGGCGGTCAAAGGTGGAACTCATGGTGATCCCTATGTTTCCCAAGCATGAGGCCAAGGTCAACTCAATACGCGGGCGAAGCGCCGAAGCGAGGAAACTTGGCTTGAACCACCAAGACGCCAAG
Protein-coding regions in this window:
- a CDS encoding cyclic nucleotide-binding domain-containing protein, whose protein sequence is MSSTFDRPMLPAVGWVADLKEEDRDLLASYGEFLGLQPDHDMIRQGDEQRHLYFVISGKLEVRRSGLEDDIVVGIIQAGEAFGEIAIFDPGPASAHVRALEFSQIWRIDSESFSSFLRDNPVSGNILMLHLATILSQRTRQLMTQLVNAKGS